The window GATTCTGCTTCCTTCCGGGGATATAGGCAATATTAGTATGTATATATTGCTTTTCGCGGCTATCGTGGGAGGAATTCTTATATTAATGTTGAACAGGCGGCTGGCAAAACTTCTTAGAAATATTCTTACGCGAATAAAGCTGTGGAATATTGGAGAGCGCCTGGATATAATATTTAATCAGCTTGGAGGGTTGAGAGACCTCAAGTTCTTAATGACTAAAATTGTTTTACTTACTCTTTCAATCCAGTTTTTAAGGATTATGACTCATGTCATAGTAGGAAGATCGATTGGGATGGAGATGTCTATATGGATTTATCTATATTTCTTCGTTTTTGTGCCGCTACTTGGGATAATTATGATTTTACCAATTTCAATAAACGGACTTGGAGTTCGTGAGGGAGCTGGAGTTCTGCTGTTTACCAGCGTTGGGATTCTGGCTGAACAGGCGCTGCTTGTTGAATTCCTTACCTACGCCGTTATGGTTACAGTAAGTTTATCCGGCGGTATACTCTTTTTAAGGAGGAATATAGGCAGTCGATAGGAGAAATATTATTTCCAATTAAGATGGAATTGTTTTAGTTTAAATTAGTAGAATAAGATATTATGATTTAATGGTTTTTAAGGGAAGATGCTATGTCGGAAAAGAGAATACATTATATTATTTCAGTCTTAATTTTTATAGTCAGCCTGACGGTTTATCTGCAAACTATGGCCGCGAGTGTTTCATTCTGGGACAGCGGTGAATTTATAGCAACTTCCCATATTTTAGGTATTCCTCATTCTCCCGGCACCCCCCTTTATGTACTTGTGGGAAAAGTCTTTTCTCTATTACCTCTGCCGCTAACCATTGCTCAGAAAGTTAACCTTCTTTCAGCAGTATTTGGAGCACTTGCCGTTTTAGTGGCATATTTGATTATGGCCGAAGTTCTCAGCCTGATGTTCGGCAGGATGAAAAACGGCTTAGAGAAATTTATCCACTACTCAGGTCCCGCGGCCGGCGCTTTGTATTTAACATTCAGTGATACTTTCTGGTGGAATGCTACTGAAGCGGAAGTATATTCACTGAGCGCGTTTCTGATGGGACTGACTATTCTATTGGCTCTGAAGTGGTATAGAAACCCTGACGGAAAAGTCAGCGCCCCGAAAAGGCAGACAATAATCGAAGAAAAAGGAAAAACTGAGGGAAGTAAAATACTGCTTACACTGGACGAAAAGGGAAAGAAGCATTCCCGCAATCTCGCGCTGTTTATTATTTATCTTTTTTCACTCGGCATCGGATTTCATCTTGGAACTATTCTGACAGCCGGGGGCATATTTCTGCTCTTTTTTATAGTTAAAGAAAAAACATTCAGCAACTTTGAATTTATCGTATTCGGGTTTGGTATGGCTGTTATTGTTGCTGATATGACGATGTACAAGAATTCAATGATTACGGTCGTAGGTTTGCTGATTCTAGCCGTTCTTCTGATATGGACTATATTGTCTGAAGGAAAATTTGCCGTTACAGCGACCGCTCTCTTTCTGCTGGGTCTGTCCGTGCATTTGTTTCTCTATATCCGTTCAGGATTGAATCCCCCGATCGATGAAGTAGATCCCGAAACATGGAGGGCTTTATACGCGCATATTCGACGAGAACAGTATCCCCCGATGAATATTTTTAACAGGAAAGCTTCTCTGATATTTCAGTTTCAGCATTTCTGGGGTTACTTCCGCGAGCAGTTCAGGATGCTCGGTGACATTATGATTGGGCGCTTTAATTTAGGCAGAGCCAGTATGATTATCCCCTTTGGATTGGGGCTTTACGGGATAATTTCAAATTATTACAGAGAGAGGAAAAGCTGGATTGTTAATTTTACGGCTCTGGCCTTGAATTCAATAGGATTGATTCTCTTTCTCAATTTCAGTGATCATGAGGTCAGGGAGAGGGACTACTTTTATAGCGGGGCTTTCTATTTTTTCTCTATCTTTATCGGGATCGGGGCGAGCGCGTTTCTAATTCTGCTCAGGGATTATTTTAAAACCAAAGGGGCTAAATTCAGGCGCCCGACAGTAGCGGTAGGAGTTATTATTATAGTTTTATCGATACTGCCCGCGAGATATCACTGGTTTGAGCATGACAGATCTGAGAATTATATTGCAAGAGACTACGCTTACAATATGCTGGCTTGCCTGGAGCCTGACGCGGTTATTTTCACCAATGGTGATAACGACACTTTTCCCCTGTGGTATATTCAATGTGTCGAAAATTTCAGGAATGATGTATGCGTGGCCAATCTCAGTTTATTGAATACGAATTGGTATATAAAACAGTTAAGGGATATGAAGGCCGGCGCGCCAATTAAACTGAACGATTCAGAGATTGAAAACTTAAATCCCGTAAAACTCAAAGACG of the Candidatus Krumholzibacteriota bacterium genome contains:
- a CDS encoding lysylphosphatidylglycerol synthase transmembrane domain-containing protein — translated: MKRRKILFQWVKIIISAGLITFLIWKISPAKISHYIKDIDPFLLTAALLVFLLSSFLGAVQWYILLKKSELNLSFSRVLNLYFVGLFFNNFLPANVGGDAYKIFDVSRMGNDPYKVFAITLLDRIFGIFGLCILALVSSLILLPSGDIGNISMYILLFAAIVGGILILMLNRRLAKLLRNILTRIKLWNIGERLDIIFNQLGGLRDLKFLMTKIVLLTLSIQFLRIMTHVIVGRSIGMEMSIWIYLYFFVFVPLLGIIMILPISINGLGVREGAGVLLFTSVGILAEQALLVEFLTYAVMVTVSLSGGILFLRRNIGSR
- a CDS encoding DUF2723 domain-containing protein, whose product is MSEKRIHYIISVLIFIVSLTVYLQTMAASVSFWDSGEFIATSHILGIPHSPGTPLYVLVGKVFSLLPLPLTIAQKVNLLSAVFGALAVLVAYLIMAEVLSLMFGRMKNGLEKFIHYSGPAAGALYLTFSDTFWWNATEAEVYSLSAFLMGLTILLALKWYRNPDGKVSAPKRQTIIEEKGKTEGSKILLTLDEKGKKHSRNLALFIIYLFSLGIGFHLGTILTAGGIFLLFFIVKEKTFSNFEFIVFGFGMAVIVADMTMYKNSMITVVGLLILAVLLIWTILSEGKFAVTATALFLLGLSVHLFLYIRSGLNPPIDEVDPETWRALYAHIRREQYPPMNIFNRKASLIFQFQHFWGYFREQFRMLGDIMIGRFNLGRASMIIPFGLGLYGIISNYYRERKSWIVNFTALALNSIGLILFLNFSDHEVRERDYFYSGAFYFFSIFIGIGASAFLILLRDYFKTKGAKFRRPTVAVGVIIIVLSILPARYHWFEHDRSENYIARDYAYNMLACLEPDAVIFTNGDNDTFPLWYIQCVENFRNDVCVANLSLLNTNWYIKQLRDMKAGAPIKLNDSEIENLNPVKLKDGSIAWKRDRAVQHIIRNSIWKRPVYFAVTVPHEVWEPYKQNLEMEGMVRRIVPYKGEHLLNEFLMTRNFDDIYKYRGVLTDKMKRDTSVFKNKDTKTMFINFSVAAFQLAQEAARDGDYEEAASRAELSIEFNSSFDYAKKYAGIYYVRNGELAKAVRHYEELLKNYPERADYFTGLVAVYREAGKPAMAIDAVDKGIRMFPDERDIYAYGFQISVDLGDYSRAKSYIDKWLVRHPEDSEFSRLKRQFEQESKSDSGLNLPE